Proteins from a genomic interval of Lemur catta isolate mLemCat1 chromosome 17, mLemCat1.pri, whole genome shotgun sequence:
- the LOC123622213 gene encoding LOW QUALITY PROTEIN: poly(rC)-binding protein 2-like (The sequence of the model RefSeq protein was modified relative to this genomic sequence to represent the inferred CDS: inserted 1 base in 1 codon), with protein sequence MDTGVTEGGLNVTLTIRLLMYGKEVGSIIGKKGESVKKMREESGACINISEGNCPERIITLAGPTNVIFKAFAMIIDKLEEDISSSLTNSTAASRPPVTLRLVVPXSQGGSVIGKGGCKIKEIRESTGAQVQVAGDMLPNSTERAITIAGIPQSIIECVKQICVVMLETLSQSPPKGMTIPYRPKPSSSPVIFAGGQDRYSIGSDSARFPHTTPSMYLNPDLEGPPLEAYTSQGQYAIPQPDLTKLHQLAMQQSHFPMTHGNTGFSGLDASAQTTSHELTIPNDLIGCIIGRQGAKINEIRQMSGAQIKIANPVEGSTDRQVTITGSAASISLAQYLINVRLSLETGGMGSS encoded by the exons ATGGACACTGGTGTGACTGAAGGTGGATTAAATGTCACTCTCACCATCCGGCTACTTATGTATGGAAAGGAAGTTGGCAGTATCattggaaagaaaggagaatCAGTTAAGAAGATGCGCGAGGAGAGTGGTGCATGTATCAACATCTCAGAAGGGAATTGTCCTGAGAGAATTATCACTTTGGCTGGACCCACTAATGTCATCTTCAAAGCCTTTGCTATGATCATTGACAAACTGGAAGAGGACATCAGCAGCTCTTTGACCAATAGCACAGCTGCCAGTAGACCCCCGGTCACTCTGAGGCTGGTGGTCC GTAGTCAGGGTGGCTCTGTCATTGGAAAAGGTGGTTGCAAGATCAAGGAAATACGAGAGAGTACAGGGGCTCAGGTCCAAGTGGCAGGGGATATGCTCCCCAACTCAACTGAGCGGGCCATCACTATTGCTGGCATTCCACAATCCATCATTGAGTGTGTCAAACAGATCTGCGTGGTCATGTTGGAGACTCTCTCCCAGTCCCCCCCGAAGGGCATGACGATCCCGTACCGGCCCAAGCCGTCCAGTTCTCCGGTCATCTTTGCAGGTGGTCAGGACAGGTACAGCATAGGCAGCGACAGTGCGAGGTTTCCCCACACCACCCCGTCCATGTATCTCAACCCTGACCTGGAGGGACCACCTCTAGAGGCCTATACTAGTCAAGGACAGTATGCCATTCCACAGCCAGATTTGACCAAGCTGCACCAGTTGGCAATGCAACAGTCTCATTTTCCCATGACGCATGGCAACACCGGATTCAGTG GTTTGGATGCATCTGCTCAGACTACTTCTCATGAACTCACTATTCCAAATGATTTGATTGGCTGCATAATTGGGCGTCAAGGCGCCAAAATCAATGAGATCCGTCAGATGTCTGGGGCACAGATCAAAATTGCAAACCCAGTGGAAGGATCTACTGATAGGCAGGTTACCATCACTGGATCTGCTGCCAGCATTAGCCTGGCTCAATATCTAATCAACGTCAGGCTTTCCTTGGAGACGGGTGGCATGGGGAGCAGTTAG
- the FAM53A gene encoding protein FAM53A isoform X2: MVTLITEKLQSQSLDDLTRKAKAGPYYAEKLNRSGHLFPLEISDQNPQKVLGGGWPVGSQGATGHDLPFLPSLSGAAHSVGLRWQPESLGPHTGLDAVSAADLSESTGPPVAPPTKRHCRSPSEPEELARCRSLWCPSSSKVWTLVSKRWCNSGGSTTLQESVGTILPRSVVPLAGPTSPLAPRPSSASGGFVDSSESSTGSGPPWHLVGPCLLPSRRRLSLSQEHLVGTCTPLPSASSTPTSTPELGRRHGLLRCHSQPCVLSRTRSQRKRRHQEDAPWTRPSLDFLKMTRTLKNSKSLCSLDCEDDDEGDAQVKTAVSSPSHSQGLMGILVAGCAPWGACPRPCPTSPSLWASRELVANESVGRSSGDPSDWDSAGEEGVFPLDHGELDLEQIENN, encoded by the exons TATTATGCTGAGAAGCTGAACAGAAGTGGCCATTTGTTCCCTTTGGAGATCAGTG ACCAGAACCCCCAGAAGGTCTTAGGTGGAGGATGGCCTGTTGGAAGCCAGGGGGCCACAGGCCACGATCTCCCGTTCCTGCCCAGCCTGTCTGGTGCAGCTCACAGTGTGGGTCTCCGGTGGCAGCCGGAGTCGCTGGGCCCACATACAGGCCTGGATGCGGTCAGCGCTGCGGACCTCAGTGAGAGCACAGGGCCACCTGTGGCTCCGCCGACCAAGCGGCACTGCCGATCCCCATCCGAGCCTGAGGAGCTGGCACGCTGCAGGTCCCTGTGGTGCCCCAGCAGCTCCAAGGTCTGGACTCTGGTCTCCAAGAGGTGGTGCAACAGTGGCGGGAGCACCACGCTGCAGGAAAGCGTGGGTACCATCCTGCCGAGGAGTGTTGTGCCGCTGGCTGGCCCCACCTCGCCCCTGGCACCCCGGCCATCCTCGGCCAGCGGCGGCTTTGTGGACAGCAGCGAGAGCAGCACCGGCTCAGGCCCACCCTGGCATTTGGTggggccctgcctgctcccctcgAGGCGCCGGCTGTCCCTCTCTCAGGAGCACCTTGTGGGCACGTGCACCCCCCTGCCCTCAGCCAGCAGCACCCCCACATCCACGCCCGAGCTGGGCCGGCGCCACGGCCTGCTCCGGTGCCACTCACAGCCGTGCGTGCTCAGCAGGACGAGGAGCCAGCGCAAGCGGAGGCACCAGGAGGATGCCCCGTGGACACGCCCATCCCTGGATTTCCTAAAAATGACTCGG actttaaaaaattcaaaaagccTTTGCTCCCTCGATTGCGAAGATGACGATGAGGGTGATGCCCAAGTGAAGACGGCCGTGTCCTCGCCAAGTCACTCACAGGGCCTCATGGGCATCCTTGTAGCAGGCTGCGCCCCCTGGGGTGcgtgccccaggccctgccccaccagccccagcctgtgGGCCTCGAGGGAGCTGGTGGCCAATGAGAGCGTGGGCAGGAGCAGTGGGGACCCCAGTGACTGGGACAGTGCTGGGGAGGAGGGCGTCTTCCCTCTGGACCATGGTGAGCTGGACCTCGAGCAGATCGAGAACAACTGA
- the FAM53A gene encoding protein FAM53A isoform X1 has product MVTLITEKLQSQSLDDLTRKAKAGPYYAEKLNRSGHLFPLEISADQNPQKVLGGGWPVGSQGATGHDLPFLPSLSGAAHSVGLRWQPESLGPHTGLDAVSAADLSESTGPPVAPPTKRHCRSPSEPEELARCRSLWCPSSSKVWTLVSKRWCNSGGSTTLQESVGTILPRSVVPLAGPTSPLAPRPSSASGGFVDSSESSTGSGPPWHLVGPCLLPSRRRLSLSQEHLVGTCTPLPSASSTPTSTPELGRRHGLLRCHSQPCVLSRTRSQRKRRHQEDAPWTRPSLDFLKMTRTLKNSKSLCSLDCEDDDEGDAQVKTAVSSPSHSQGLMGILVAGCAPWGACPRPCPTSPSLWASRELVANESVGRSSGDPSDWDSAGEEGVFPLDHGELDLEQIENN; this is encoded by the exons TATTATGCTGAGAAGCTGAACAGAAGTGGCCATTTGTTCCCTTTGGAGATCAGTG CAGACCAGAACCCCCAGAAGGTCTTAGGTGGAGGATGGCCTGTTGGAAGCCAGGGGGCCACAGGCCACGATCTCCCGTTCCTGCCCAGCCTGTCTGGTGCAGCTCACAGTGTGGGTCTCCGGTGGCAGCCGGAGTCGCTGGGCCCACATACAGGCCTGGATGCGGTCAGCGCTGCGGACCTCAGTGAGAGCACAGGGCCACCTGTGGCTCCGCCGACCAAGCGGCACTGCCGATCCCCATCCGAGCCTGAGGAGCTGGCACGCTGCAGGTCCCTGTGGTGCCCCAGCAGCTCCAAGGTCTGGACTCTGGTCTCCAAGAGGTGGTGCAACAGTGGCGGGAGCACCACGCTGCAGGAAAGCGTGGGTACCATCCTGCCGAGGAGTGTTGTGCCGCTGGCTGGCCCCACCTCGCCCCTGGCACCCCGGCCATCCTCGGCCAGCGGCGGCTTTGTGGACAGCAGCGAGAGCAGCACCGGCTCAGGCCCACCCTGGCATTTGGTggggccctgcctgctcccctcgAGGCGCCGGCTGTCCCTCTCTCAGGAGCACCTTGTGGGCACGTGCACCCCCCTGCCCTCAGCCAGCAGCACCCCCACATCCACGCCCGAGCTGGGCCGGCGCCACGGCCTGCTCCGGTGCCACTCACAGCCGTGCGTGCTCAGCAGGACGAGGAGCCAGCGCAAGCGGAGGCACCAGGAGGATGCCCCGTGGACACGCCCATCCCTGGATTTCCTAAAAATGACTCGG actttaaaaaattcaaaaagccTTTGCTCCCTCGATTGCGAAGATGACGATGAGGGTGATGCCCAAGTGAAGACGGCCGTGTCCTCGCCAAGTCACTCACAGGGCCTCATGGGCATCCTTGTAGCAGGCTGCGCCCCCTGGGGTGcgtgccccaggccctgccccaccagccccagcctgtgGGCCTCGAGGGAGCTGGTGGCCAATGAGAGCGTGGGCAGGAGCAGTGGGGACCCCAGTGACTGGGACAGTGCTGGGGAGGAGGGCGTCTTCCCTCTGGACCATGGTGAGCTGGACCTCGAGCAGATCGAGAACAACTGA